The genomic stretch ATCCAAATTCTGGCGGACCAAGAGCTCAAGGCCAATCTGTAAGATGTATAAAAGACGTTACCACAGGTTTAGGAACTTCTGATATTAGAAAAATTGCTGTAGGAATTTATCCAAACCCAACCAACGGTATTTTAAATATTAAAACAGACTCTGATATTGATAAAGTAAACGTTACCAATGTAGTAGGACAAAAAATGAATGTTCAGTTTTCAAATAACCAAATCAATATGGAGCAGCTTCAGAAAGGAGTTTATATTGTTGAATTACAATTGAAAAACGGACAAAAAATATCTAAAAAAGTAATTAAAAACTAATTCGTATTTTCGAATTTGAAAGTGTTTCATAAAAAAATGAAAGGCTTAGATTCTAAAATCTAAGCCTTTTTTTATAAGCCAGTATTTAGGCTAAATATTATTACATAAACTGTTCCAACAGTTGGGTCAATCGATTGACGTCATGCACACCACTTTCTTTATACAGTAATTCTCCTTTTTTGAAAACTGCCAAAGTAGGAACGCCTCGTACATTGTATTGTGAAGCGATTGCGGGATATTGATCAACATCAATTTTTATAATTCTGGCCTTTTCGCCAACATTTTCTTTTACTGTATTCAGAACCGACGACTGCACCTTGCATGGTTGACACCAAGTAGCAAAAAAATCGATAAGTACCGGTCTTTCAGAATCTATTATTTCTTGGAATTTTTGAGACATTGTATTTCGTTTTTATTATTTTTCTTCCTGAATGGCTTTTACATTTTTCCAGGTCGTACCATCATAAACGTCAACTCCTTTTTTCTTCAAAATTTCTACAGCTTGGTCTGCCTGTATACCTTTGTTGCAAAAAACGACTACTTTTTTGCCTTTTAGCGAATCTATATTGTTGCTTAACTCAGCCAACGGAATATTCACGGCATCTTTTGCCGTAGCTTCAGCATATTGCTCTGGAATTCTCACATCAACCAAAACTACATCAGCGCTATTTACAACCTGTTTAATGTCGGTTTGAACAGTATTTTCTGGTAAAACTTGTGTTTTGCAGCTGCTTAGCGCAAATACTGAAATCAGAATTAACGCATTTACTTTTACTCTCATTTATAAAGTTTTAGATTGGCATACAAAATCTGAAACAGGAAGTTTTTCTGTTTTTTTTATGCCGTTAAAGCCACCTTCGATTTCGGTGAAGTTTCTGATTCCGTGTGAGTTGAGGATGCTTGCTGCGATCATGCTTCTGTAGCCTCCTGCGCAATGTAAAAAGAAATGTTCAGAGTCATCAATGGTAGAAACCCAGTCGCTGATCGTATCCAAAGGCCTGCTGTAAGCATTATCAATATGTTCAGCTGAATATTCGCCAATCTTTCTTACATCAATCACTTTTGAATTTTCATTAAATGCTTCTGCGAATTCGCTAGGAGAAATTCTTTTTATTTCGTCTATTTCTTTCGTTGAGTTTTTCCATGCTTCAAAACCTCCTTTTAAGTATCCTAAAACATGATCAAAACCAACTCTGCTTAATCTTGTGATTACTTCTTCTTCAGTTCCTTCATCAGCCACCAGCAATAAAGGATGTTTTACGTCTACAATCAGACTTCCTACCCACGGTGCAAAATCACCTTTTAAACCAATATTGATCGCATTTGGAATAAAGCCTTTATGAAAATCTGCAGGGCTTCTTGTATCTAAAATCAAAGCTCCGGTTTCTTCGGCAAAACTTTCAAAATCTTCTACTGAAACGGGGTTTAAACCTCTGTTCATCACAGTGTCTAAACTGTCGTAGCCGCCTTTATTCATGGCAACATTCATTCCGAAATATTTTGGAGGCGCTGTCAATCCGTCTAATACTTCTCTTATGAAAGATTCTTTATCAGGTTGATTCAGAGCATAATTTGTTCTTTTTTGGTTTCCTAAACTATCTACCGTTTCTTTCTGCATGTTTTTTCCGCAGGCAGAACCCGCTCCATGAGCCGGATAAACCGTAATGCTGTCGTCTAAAGGAAGGATTTTACTGTGTAAACTTTCGTATAAAATTCCCGCAAGATCTTCCTGGGTTACACTTCCTGCTTTCTGAGCAAGATCAGGACGGCCGACATCACCTAGAAACAAGGTGTCACCAGTAAAAATAGCAGTTTCTACACCGTTTTCATCAATCAAAAGGTAGGTTGTACTTTCCATCGTATGACCTGGGGTGTGAAGTACTTTTATCTTAATGTTTCCAATTTC from Chryseobacterium indoltheticum encodes the following:
- the trxA gene encoding thioredoxin — encoded protein: MSQKFQEIIDSERPVLIDFFATWCQPCKVQSSVLNTVKENVGEKARIIKIDVDQYPAIASQYNVRGVPTLAVFKKGELLYKESGVHDVNRLTQLLEQFM
- a CDS encoding rhodanese-like domain-containing protein, which encodes MRVKVNALILISVFALSSCKTQVLPENTVQTDIKQVVNSADVVLVDVRIPEQYAEATAKDAVNIPLAELSNNIDSLKGKKVVVFCNKGIQADQAVEILKKKGVDVYDGTTWKNVKAIQEEK
- a CDS encoding MBL fold metallo-hydrolase — its product is MKIEQIYTGCLAQGAYYIVSENEAAIIDPLREVKPYLDRLEKDNVTLKYIFETHFHADFVSGHLDLSKKTDAPIVYGPTAQPEFEAIIAEDNQIFEIGNIKIKVLHTPGHTMESTTYLLIDENGVETAIFTGDTLFLGDVGRPDLAQKAGSVTQEDLAGILYESLHSKILPLDDSITVYPAHGAGSACGKNMQKETVDSLGNQKRTNYALNQPDKESFIREVLDGLTAPPKYFGMNVAMNKGGYDSLDTVMNRGLNPVSVEDFESFAEETGALILDTRSPADFHKGFIPNAINIGLKGDFAPWVGSLIVDVKHPLLLVADEGTEEEVITRLSRVGFDHVLGYLKGGFEAWKNSTKEIDEIKRISPSEFAEAFNENSKVIDVRKIGEYSAEHIDNAYSRPLDTISDWVSTIDDSEHFFLHCAGGYRSMIAASILNSHGIRNFTEIEGGFNGIKKTEKLPVSDFVCQSKTL